The Mastacembelus armatus chromosome 20, fMasArm1.2, whole genome shotgun sequence DNA segment ATAAAGTATTGGATagctcttttatttattcactgtgAGGTATTATTAAAACTTTACAGCCTTTCTGCATGGTTCATTGTTAGGTAATACAGTtaggattttaaaaacagaggATATCTCTACATCTtaaccacagacaaaaagaactGGAGCTATGAGCTTCTAACCTCTCTGTTTTTTCCTTCACTTAACATCAGAGGAGCCTGTATTTTTAGCTGTAAGACTCAGTGCCTCTGAGGCACGGAAGGAAAGGGCACTCATCTTGGAGCTGATGCTTGGGTGAGGCCCAGCAGATCCTGGTGAGCAGCGCAACAAAGACAGTAAGTTTTTGCGAAAGTTTTGGCCCACAAAGCTATACACAATAGGATTAACACAGCTGTTGAAGTAGGCAATGCAGATGGTGAAGGGCATGGCAGTGTCAATGATGTCCAGGACGGTACAATTCTTAAAATCTATCAGCTGAGTGAGTACTTCCATGAAATGGAAAACCTGATGGGGTGCCCAGCACAGGAAGAAAGCCAAGACAGCTGCGGCAAGCATGTGCAGTACCTCGTCATCCCTGGATCGGGAGCTTTTCTGAATATGTCTTGCTCTCAATAGTGCCCTTCCAATGAGGCTGTAacaggtgatgatgatgatgaagggcACCAGGAAGCCGAGCAAGCTTTTCATCAGGCTGATGGCCAGTTGAAGCAGGTTCAGCCTTGGgggattttcagtttttgggTGCAGAATGCCACACACAGTAGTATTAGAGTTTGTGATGTTGTGGACATCCCTTGTCAGTGCTGTGGGCACACTAAGCACAAAGGCAAAAAGCCAGATCATTACACAGGTGATGCGTGCATACATCACAGTGCGGAACCTATGTGATCGTACTGGGTGTACAATAGCCAAGTAACGATCAATACTGAGTGCTGTGAGGAAGAAGATACTGGTGTAGAGGTTAAGAGTCGCCAGACCGGCGCTGGCTTTGCACAGGAATCCTCCAAAGGGCCAGCGATAGCCTGTTGCTGTGAAGGTTGCCCACATGGGCAGAGTAATGAGGAAGGTGAGGTCAGAAACAGCAAGATTGAGGACAAAAATGTTGGCCACCTTTTTGAGCTTCATGTAGCAGTAGATGACAGCCACCACCATACTGTTTCCAATAATGCCAATGACAAAGTTACAGCTATAGACGATGGGTATCAGGGTGAAGATGAATTCATGGCTTCCAGACATGCCACATGTCAGTGCTATCCCTTTTGACATATTCTGCATTTTCCCCTTTTACGGTCAGAGCCTGGGACTTTTAAACAGCGGGCCCTATTGGCAGGGTGCGTCTGGGGCGACTGATACAGGCTTTGGCGAGGGCTTCAGCGAGTCCtataaaagaaacacagaaatgtcaCAGGCAGTCTAGGGGAAGAGCCATCATTACTGCTGGCATGGCCCATAAATGCTAATCCACACAAGCACCCATGAAAGTGCTCACCCTAAACCAGCTCATTAAAGACCTGCACATTAAAGCCATCCTGATGCTTTATgttatttctgtaaaataaGAAGCCATGAAAAACAGATGTTGTATGTTATTCAATATTCCAAAAATGCCCTTTGAAACATCGTTATTCAGACAGTCTGCATTCTGCCTTCTCTTTTAAATCGTCTCTAGGCTAATGAACGGCAACAGTAAAACTGTACAATCTTTATCAAATGGCCCGTCCATCTGGGTGGACTGTCAGCACCCGGAAGGAGAGCATTTATGCCTCGTGTTACGACCTGTGTTAATGAAGGCTGCATGGCAAAGTGCGAGCTTGGGTAACAACACCATTAAACACTGAGGTACTGAGGGAGCAAGGAGGAGCGAGAAACATGGGGTTGAGGCGCTATTCACTGTAAAAGACATGTCACGTTTCAAACCCTTGGTGTGCGGAGATACACTGTACCCAGCATGAGAACTTCTAATCAGCACACACCTAAACAAACAGGACAGCAGGGATTCAGCTCTGTGGAAACTTTGCTCTGTGAGAAAATCAAACCTGCATGCTGTGGAAAATTTGCCTCGGGGATAGTTTTTGGTTCATTTGTATGAGCAGAATGTGAAAtgggaataaaaaaacaaattctccCCTTTGTTGAGTCTTTATGTTTAATAGAACCGCTTAGTGAACGTCATTAGTGGAGCTGATGTAATAATATTAGCACAAGCCTCATGTATACTATTACTATAGCTGCAAAGACAGTTTGTGTTACTAATTACATAACAATGGCAACATGTTTGTGGTTACATTAAAAATCAGATCAGATGTCAATGGAAAATATTTACAGAATTTAGAGCTCAAATGATGGCAAATAGTATGTTTGgatattaaaacaataaaataattaattctgttttatttatatgatgTTTACTAAGTTGtacaatacaaataatataatatatactcCCAGAATAAAAATAGACATCCTCTGATTGCCAGTTTGACTAAACTACACCGGTTTCTTGCCACAAGATGGCATTCTAGCCACTTTCTTTACATCCCAAAGATCATACAGTACAATGACAATATGTTGtaaaactttgtttttgcagtaaaCCAGTTGCTGCAGCTACTATGGACTACTTATTTAATGCATTTCCCTAACAGCATTCTTACTGCCCTCTGGTTGGCACTAAGGCCGTCTGAGCACCACTAGCAGTACTGTTATATCTCTAAGTCAAAGATCGCCTCATTTTCCACAGGTTGCAGTGGATgaattctcaaaaaaaaaaaaaaatccctctctGTTCACTGAACCAACAACCATATCAGTTGCAGATGTGGGGATTGTTGAGTGTAGGACGTGTCAGTGCCAAGGGCAACAGAATAATGAAATATCTCTGAGCGTTTCTGGCACAGACTCAAGTGTAGTAGGTATAAAGCACCAACACAGATGTCATTACTTGGCTTTATTGTGCTTTCATTCTTTAATGATTTTAACAGCGCGTGGCTGTAAATTTAAACTacacagaaaagcaacaaaccACATATTGGTTTCACAAGTGGAGGATTAAAGGAGCTCAAGAAATTGTTTTGAGGGCAAAAAGATGTCTGAAGACCACAAAtggaattttatatatatatatatatatatatacatttccATTTCCTCCTATAGGAGAAAATCAACACCTTATGCCTTTTACAGTTATTGAagtgcatttgcattttaactTCCATTATTTGTCCATGAGAAGTTCAAAGTGAAAAGTAGGTAAGTTCAAAGTcaaaaagtgaatatgaacaGGGTTGAAAGAAACTGCCACCTATATGAGCCCAGTAATAAAGGTGAGGTAGAACAAACAGAAGGTGACACTCAAGCAGGTGATTTAGTGGGGCTTTGTCAAGGGAGCTATATCTTGCAGTGAGCCAGTGCATTAGAAAATACCAGCTATAATGTGCTGGTGACCAGAGACAGGAAGGTAAACACCTCCTTCACAAGGTCCATTAGCAAGCTGCATCCTCTCGGACAAGACAATGCACTGTGAGGCCTTGCACAGTTTCCAAAGATAGAGCTGCTTACAATGAATGATAAAGTTGGGATTAGGAGGAAGTTTGGGGACATGTTTGCTCCAGCATGCAGGGGCTGACAGCCAAGGGACACAGTCGTAACAAAATTCCATTTGTAATCCTGCGTCAGAGAATTTAAAGGCAGCCTCTTTCTGGGATCGTGGGAATTTCTTTAAAAGCTAAACCTAGAAAAGTTGAAACGACAGCCCAGGTTAGAAATGTTCCCATCAACAGAGGTATCTGGAGCTGCCCTTGGCCTGAGTGCACGGCTGCTCCACCATCTGGCTGCCCATAAAATGCCACTAAAATATCTGGTTGATGGAGTTAATGATTTATACCAGCCCACAATGAGAGGAGGGTGATCTTACTGGGAATACAATACCTGAGCCTCCCTCCTCATTGTCATCCTCTTATTCAAGCCTCCTTTCAGCCATGTTTCAAGACAATGGGTGCATTCTGTTGTTGTAAACTCAATTTTTCAGTTTCCCACATCATCTATAATGTTACAGAAACCCATCTACTGCCTCTGTTAAAACCCCATTGTAACATAGTATGTCACTATTACTACTTGCATATAAATAATATGACTATTTAAAAAAGCCATAGCCTTGGACACCTCACTTCCTCCTCTGTATCAACTTAGTGCTGTTCAGCTGAAGTGTTTCTGAAGTTGGAAGTTTGAACAGGAGGCAGCTTCATCCTTAGTGATGCCAGGCAACTTGAACTAAGGTTGTTCAAATATTCAACATACCATGAATATTTTGAGGACTTAAATTCTGACTGCGGAAGAGGATCCAATTGAAATACTGGGTTAAGAGATCATGTCTGTAGTTTTATATGACTTGAGTTAAACACTATAAATGAATCTATCTCTTCATATCCTATTTTAATTCATTGGGATAAGTTGGGATATGTATGTGAATATTTCACTGTAGAACCTGAGATTGTATACATATGTTTATTTAGAACAGCATTTGTCTCAAACAAATGGAAGCCATACGCAGCTCTTGGtttaaaaacatgatgtttgcagcactttgctttgcttttctcCCTTGCAGCCTGTTCATTCTTCAGTATCCTGAGTAAGCAGACCTTTCTCACACACTGACAATACTGAAAACGagattgttttttctttcttttcttttaagttAACTTTTCCTGAAACCACACAGCCATGCTGCTGTCTTTACGttctttccttttccctgtCAATCCTGGGGATTAAATTCTTCATGCATGAGGATTTTCAGAGAGGGCAGACCTACTGTTTGTCAGGAAGTCGATCCACTTTACTATTTACTCAGTAGCCATATGAGTGCCTCCCATGCAAACTTTACTATAGAACCCATCTCTTTGTTAGTATGGTTTGCATTCCTTATCCATACTAACAGAGTATGTTACAGGGCTATACTGTAGATGCATAATTAGAGGCTCTGCACACAGAGGACTTGAGCAAGTCGGACAAACAGGTGGCACCAATCAAGTTGgaaaacacatctttttttttttctttcccttcatttGCTACAGTGCATGTGTGGGGTCCCAAGCTGACATAAGTGCTTTCAACAACAAGCtcaaaaattaaacatttcaagAAATGTAAGTCTTTTTTGAAACATTAACAGTGTCTGACATTTGAAGTTAAAGTTTGTTTGTTCAGGAAAGAAGGAGCTATTACAAAATGCTAAGTTTAAATTGTTCCTAAACTTTGTCTGACAAAAGTTGTGAAACGTCTTCCTGAGAATATGGTAATGTTAGCTCTTACCTTTGGCCACTGGGGCTGTTGATGTTTTCAGAGCAGGACCGACAGAGATAGAAAGACCTCCACAGAGTGCCAGTGACTGCCTGTGATTGAACTTAACGGCTGGAGCAAGACGAGGAAGAATATCGTCTgactcactcatacacacacaccccactACTCTCTCTCTGAATCCCTCTCTTGCTctcgcacacatacacactacaGTGATGAATGAATTGTATTGGAAGTAGTCAGCTACGTATTGTCCTGGCCCATCTCTCCCCTGGCCAGCagcagtcacaaacacacacaagatcTGAAACAATAGCACCTCTGCTCCACaccctcctcctgtctctcctcctcctcccatcaCTCTGCAATGACTATCTTTTCACCCTCTGCCTTAATACCTGCTTTTAATTACtcacattttctctcatttaaaatatattgctgCATTTGTCAGGTTAAGCTGATTAAAACACCAAATCTAGGACTTCTTTCCCTGCTACATCATTTTTTGAGGTTGTTTAGTTCAGCTTTGCAGTAGTTAGGTTAACCTCTCTctctcaagcacacacacacacatacagttatAAACAGTACTTCGGTAATCTTGCTTTGTATCTCAACCACCTCTCCTCTTTCACTTCTATCACCTTTCATCACATGACAGCTCCCTGTCCCTTGTCCTCGACACAATTGGAAAGGAATGGCCAGGCTCTGACTGTACCTCTCAACACTCGGGATCAAGGTGGGATGTATCCGGGGTTAGAAAGAGGGGGAAACTGGTGAGAGAGACTTGGGTTACCACTTTTCTTTCCTAAGAGGATTTGCCACCCAACAGTTTGTGGTTCAGGTGTCACTAAGAGGCAGGTACATTGTTGagaatgtgtaaatgtatgttaGAGTGGCTGAGGTGACAACTCCCTGCAGACAAGCTGGCTTTGTTATGGCTATTTATGTGTGGCTAAGCAACTTGCTGATATGTGACTACCAATGAGCATTCAGTATAATAATAGAAATTAAAGATAAAACAACCAGTTCACCACAGGTCAACAGAAGTCTTGCCTTTATATACCCATGGAAAAT contains these protein-coding regions:
- the agtr1b gene encoding type-1 angiotensin II receptor, with amino-acid sequence MQNMSKGIALTCGMSGSHEFIFTLIPIVYSCNFVIGIIGNSMVVAVIYCYMKLKKVANIFVLNLAVSDLTFLITLPMWATFTATGYRWPFGGFLCKASAGLATLNLYTSIFFLTALSIDRYLAIVHPVRSHRFRTVMYARITCVMIWLFAFVLSVPTALTRDVHNITNSNTTVCGILHPKTENPPRLNLLQLAISLMKSLLGFLVPFIIIITCYSLIGRALLRARHIQKSSRSRDDEVLHMLAAAVLAFFLCWAPHQVFHFMEVLTQLIDFKNCTVLDIIDTAMPFTICIAYFNSCVNPIVYSFVGQNFRKNLLSLLRCSPGSAGPHPSISSKMSALSFRASEALSLTAKNTGSSDVK